The Theileria annulata chromosome 3, complete sequence, *** SEQUENCING IN PROGRESS *** genome has a segment encoding these proteins:
- a CDS encoding uncharacterized protein (note;~Tap-24g11.q1c.cand.91 - score = 41.88;~Signal peptide predicted for TA03615 by SignalP 2.0 HMM (Signal peptide probability 0.997, signal anchor probability 0.000) with cleavage site probability 0.906 between residues 18 and 19), with protein MRSLYLLCIILSISLVKGNDPKVLNIALPDRNIFFIQEHPNENYTHVQFDPQSDCRVTTVYDSGADIWKSDGSDNTFLLRADVFFKKRVAQLVQLNIYMERIDITKYYVRERGGKFVEKHEDMFNACKQADMYFCGDLVLEFKRGFSFNFFKKERIIVFGKKFVKFVTAEGVDVARLTNGREIILDNILDQYFSYVIYFHVEGVNEMIKIVVNGLDGHYTYHYYEFYDQAWNRSTASRLEELYKSPETADEHKVEEKWEEADETIPRPDLTESLALPHSGEDTGDVGSGKLTIPKDPHIKHHLVLGSPYDTELFDVSDHPTDGLVTFKVIIPEFKHLTKVSCNGFDWVIDPYTEISYDMVTAYFYKNTFHLLKFDVTKIDKILEVDYITVFDGKYISKSKYLECLERLIEADSESLSDQMFLSKSPTTDVSTHPDSSERLIEFDLDAVKVESLYIRRFSEEGQNPYWRYRTKDGYYINKITLKGKEVWRAYLPNERATKGTLYFLNDEPGYLNLTIPELPRPNNNITIDLVSGRKIPNFSIEVLKRVFMAFDPETSLSFNLTDPIDYTVFRIDKKQHRDFVCRDFRIVGRIISSVFHHKDQVTPRNMIPFTDLQVYYYQRSPILFIADHILYPQVFMNAASGWRTSNVSSLESDLDDIKSYLDGPHLGTSRSLYLSYEDYLPTSFEVEVRKKNQITSKTFLPTLKSLITLISCNKATVYGSSSSISSGVRFYIKDERPYKAEVHRVVGEGVSKLIFKVFDETNGIPSWKDIDEDDFNKI; from the coding sequence atgagGAGCTTATACTTATTGTGTATCATATTATCCATAAGCTTAGTAAAAGGTAACGACCCTAAAGTTTTAAACATAGCATTGCCAGATCgcaatattttttttattcaaGAACATccaaatgaaaattatactCACGTCCAATTTGATCCACAATCTGATTGCAGAGTTACGACCGTTTATGATAGTGGAGCTGACATTTGGAAATCTGATGGGTCCGATAACACTTTTCTTTTGAGGGCAGATGTTTTCTTTAAAAAAAGAGTTGCCCAATTGGTCCAGCTGAATATTTACATGGAAAGAATagatataactaaatattatgTGAGAGAAAGGGGAGGGAAATTCGTTGAAAAGCACGAAGATATGTTCAATGCTTGTAAACAAGCGGATATGTATTTCTGCGGAGATTTAGTACTAGAATTCAAACGTGGGTTTAGTTTCAACTTTTTTAAAAAGGAAAGAATTATAGTATTCGGGAAAAAATTCGTAAAGTTTGTAACCGCTGAAGGTGTAGATGTAGCCAGATTGACGAATGGGAGAGAAATTATacttgataatattttggACCAATATTTTAGCTACGTGATTTACTTTCATGTCGAAGGAGTCAATGAGATGATTAAAATTGTAGTAAATGGTCTTGATGGACATTACACATACCATTACTACGAATTTTATGATCAAGCATGGAATAGATCTACTGCATCAAGGTTGGAAGAGTTATATAAATCACCCGAAACGGCTGATGAGCACAAAGTTGAAGAGAAATGGGAAGAAGCTGATGAAACTATACCAAGACCCGACTTAACAGAGTCTCTTGCATTACCTCATTCAGGTGAAGATACAGGAGATGTGGGATCTGGTAAACTTACAATACCAAAGGATCCTCACATTAAACATCATCTGGTACTTGGTTCACCTTATGACACTGAATTATTTGATGTGTCAGATCATCCTACAGATGGGCTAGTTACATTTAAAGTTATTATACCAgaatttaaacatttaaCAAAGGTAAGCTGCAATGGATTTGATTGGGTAATCGACCCCTATACTGAAATATCCTACGACATGGTTACTGCCTACTTTTACAAAAATACTTTTCATTTGCTAAAATTCGATGTTACGAAGatagataaaattttggaaGTTGATTATATCACGGTCTTTGATGGCAAATACATTTCCAAATCAAAGTACCTAGAATGTCTCGAACGTTTGATTGAAGCTGATTCTGAGTCCCTATCTGACCAGATGTTTCTTTCCAAAAGTCCGACAACTGATGTATCAACGCATCCAGATTCATCTGAAAGGCTTATTGAATTTGACTTAGATGCTGTTAAAGTGGAATCCTTGTACATAAGGAGATTTTCTGAAGAAGGTCAGAATCCATACTGGAGGTATAGAACTAAAGATGGGtactatataaataaaataacacTCAAAGGAAAGGAAGTTTGGAGAGCATATTTGCCAAATGAAAGAGCAACTAAAGGGACTTTGTACTTTTTAAATGATGAACCGGGATATTTGAATTTAACCATTCCAGAATTACCTCGcccaaataataatataaccATTGATCTTGTGTCAGGTAGAAAGATACCGAATTTCTCAATAgaagttttaaaaagaGTTTTTATGGCATTTGACCCTGAAACTTCTCTTTCCTTCAACCTTACGGATCCCATTGACTACACTGTATTTagaattgataaaaaaCAACACAGAGATTTTGTTTGTCGGGATTTTAGAATTGTTGGTAGGATAATTTCCAGCGTCTTCCACCACAAAGACCAAGTTACACCAAGAAACATGATACCCTTTACTGACCTTCAAGTCTACTATTATCAGAGATCTCCCATATTGTTTATCGCTGATCACATTCTTTATCCTCAAGTCTTTATGAACGCAGCATCTGGCTGGAGAACCTCTAACGTCTCATCTCTGGAAAGTGATTTGGATGATATTAAAAGTTACTTGGATGGTCCTCACTTGGGGACTTCTCGTTCTCTTTACCTTTCTTACGAAGATTACCTTCCTACTAGTTTTGAGGTCGAGGTTCGCAAAAAGAATCAAATAACTTCAAAGACTTTTCTGCCCACCTTAAAGAGCCTTATCACTTTGATATCATGCAATAAAGCAACTGTTTACGGTTCTAGTAGTTCGATTTCTTCAGGTGTTAGATTTTACATAAAGGACGAAAGGCCTTACAAGGCTGAGGTCCACCGAGTTGTTGGGGAGGGCGTAAGCAagttaatatttaaagttTTTGATGAGACAAACGGAATTCCCTCTTGGAAAGACATCGACGAGgatgattttaataaaatttaa
- a CDS encoding bifunctional nuclease, putative (note;~Tap-24g11.q1c.C.cand.148 - score = 21.07;~2 probable transmembrane helices predicted for TA03620 by TMHMM2.0 at aa 287-309 and 339-361;~Signal peptide predicted for TA03620 by SignalP 2.0 HMM (Signal peptide probability 0.997, signal anchor probability 0.001) with cleavage site probability 0.580 between residues 21 and 22): MKCALILCVFFTTVLVNFVQTWNELCREAIESTAMSAITYMRLRRLKMLLKGEDLVDYTWWADEVLKRIPESLPLHYQYQPDKKSNNFNFTCSNNLCLMAGIKYFFAVLMNSGYPVGTSNTQKFDIPPLGYPRKIKFSPSDCIKYLVVLLSDLHHPLHLDFTQPDSIATIPVDLSDFPVWENISVQTLNTKRPLYGDFLKHIYMPKYIEVNENAWYGSWTHVSTLGLRYSTELDLFNNKTVECFEVWAAETASLNNTIFDKEDFVYLSDTVRTKAIRFTERLDSKLGFLMRLQIVMAGARVAIVLNYILSHREITYDEQTGIIIQKPELEARSINIGYYLVKISIIFLLLALVLLVYYAIVSLFKRLFKDKGLFVRLFLSKRYQPVNKLPE; the protein is encoded by the exons ATGAAGTGTGCCTTAATTTTATGTGTATTCTTCACAACAGTACTAGTCAACTTCGTACAGACCTGGAACGAGCTCTGTAGAGAAGCTATAG aGTCAACGGCAATGAGCGCCATAACATACATGAGACTGAGAAGACTAAAGATGCTGTTGAAGGGGGAAGATTTGGTGGATTATACCTGGTGGGCCGACGAAGTGTTGAAAAGAATCCCCGAATCGCTCCCATTACACTACCAATACCAACCGGATAaaaaatctaataattttaactttacATGTAGCAATAATCTGTGCCTAATGGCAGGTATTAAGTACTTTTTCGCGGTACTGATGAATTCTGGATATCCAGTAGGCACAAGCAATACTCAAAAATTCGATATACCGCCACTAGGATATCCCAGAAAAATCAAATTCTCACCCTCTGattgtattaaatatttagttGTTCTACTCTCTGATCTACACCACCCCTTGCATCTGGATTTCACTCAACCTGATTCTATCGCTACCATTCCAG ttGACTTGAGTGACTTTCCAGTCTGGGAGAATATCAGTGTGCAAACCTTAAATACAAAAAGACCATTGTATGGCGATTTTTTAAAGCATATTTATATGCCCAAATATATCGAAGTTAATGAGAATGCATGGTATGGGTCATGGACGCATGTGTCAACACTCGGGCTCCGTTACTCAACGGAACTTGACCTGTTCAATAACAAGACAGTGGAATGTTTCGAAGTCTGGGCAGCGGAGACGGCATCACTAAACAACACGATCTTTGATAAGGAAGATTTTGTTTACCTCAGTGACACTGTTAGAACCAAGGCAATTAGGTTCACCGAGAGACTAGATTCAAAACTTGGATTCCTGATGAGACTCCAAATAGTAATGGCCGGAGCACGAGTAGCAATTGTGCTAAATTATATCCTGTCGCACAGAGAAATTACTTACGACGAACAAACTGGAATCATTATACAGAAACCTGAACTTGAAGCTAGGTCAATCAACATCGGATACTATCTAGTGAAgatttcaattattttccTACTCCTT GCCCTGGTTCTGTTGGTATACTACGCTATTGTATCACTATTTAAACGTCTGTTCAAGGACAAAGGTCTTTTTGTCAGATTATTCCTGTCCAAGAGGTACCAGCCCGTCAACAAACTACctgaataa
- a CDS encoding uncharacterized protein (note;~Tap-24g11.q1c.C.cand.147 - score = 22.12) — translation MTSQNANNLEKADKLLSYLAKKVEENKPANVVHFIVDVLCTYYPTHSPYFAKVWHYDKELEVEKQHVREFFKHNNSTSTIAQHFINAGFDCLDSLTFLTTDILEEIQGYNNVQWLPGHKVRVNQIFQNINKLVKEFKDLMKTQKRTKLHFIAGMGQEKTTTHYDYTGPVRGGNATVGFYQHKCVVNFYKFFQPNLNQLLPGDDTMYKTQTKLRNLYNLDHIASLSAEAATTKAVDALNNEIYGEACKNSHYTVKNRDD, via the exons ATGACAAGTCAAAACGCAAACAATTTAGAAAAGGctgataaattattgtcATATTTGGCAAAG aAAGTAGAGGAGAATAAGCCAGCTAACGTCGTTCACTTCATTGTTGACGTTCTCTGCACATATTATCCTACACATTCTCCCTATTTTGCGAAAGTATGGCACTATG ataaGGAGCTGGAAGTTGAAAAACAGCATGTGCGCGAGTTCTTCAAGCATAATAACTCAACTTCTACCATAGCTCAGCATTTCATCAACGCCGGTTTTGATTGC CTCGATTCTTTAACTTTTTTAACCACTGACATTTTGGAAGAGATTCAAGGATACAATAACGTTCAGTGGCTTCCTGGGCACAAGGTCAGAGTCAAT caaatatttcaaaatataaacaagCTGGTGAAGGAATTCAAGGACCTTATGAAGACCCAGAAGAGAACAAAACTCCACTTTATAGCAGGAATGGGCCAGGAAAAAACAACTACCCACTACGACTACACAGGACCAGTCAGGGGTGGAAATGCTACTGTAGGATTCTATCAACACAAA tgtgttgttaatttttataaattttttcaGCCGAACCTTAACCAACTGTTACCCGGCGATGACACAATGTACAAAACTCAGACAAAGTTAAGGAATTTGTATAACTTGGACCACATTGCAAGCCTGTCAGCGGAAGCCGCAACAACGAAAGCAGTAGATGCCCTGAACAACGAAATTTACGGAGAAGCATGTAAAAACTCACACTACACAGTAAAGAATAGAGATgattga
- a CDS encoding uncharacterized protein (note;~Tap-24g11.q1c.cand.92 - score = 36.22), whose product MVQKNMTLKKKKVDGNFMYQQPYFNYASKRVTHDPYKSTMCKDLPDHLNIEKKIDKIDNPIKAVNNSIINSKNSFLAGKNLINSKLSSKCLLKGLGNTFERNYHDFKKAPVKNPFSLYGLKLDTHKVNARRKTNSAPPLIDFDDPSEEYNLHSGENNRASHEISQFKPDVMQTDSNFSKSGLESESSYKKSSLETSRSFRTEYIDTSRQSKSDLVDTSRTYKSDSIHIDGIGPYKYGFESKGRIVIEYNPFNEVMERLYSRTNNVLFVKSHKHFSTMGEGNLNPNYDTSTSRSRAAEAILKSNPSQIFQDLFERLESIVSSDSGDHIETDTIGYNNTHRDKRVDRGGSISRRSTTDQFSSFDVYIENFHTDSISFRNYQEGNNIKGAYSINQLHRNIGGGINDYEEIKLDITPNKYLSAADDTILKVSTDSAYRAMVKIKNDRKPLKPYDMNDDFMITDSEEYAVLNTAFGHIIYSPKFQDDKYMYRFMVLTSEAQRQVEKLSKTSPKNGFNVGLSAGGKRLLTYHEIVHTLGIKMSPGWHHFLYFKNVQKELILRKPL is encoded by the coding sequence ATGGTACAAAAAAATATGACCCTGAAGAAAAAAAAGGTAGATGGGAACTTCATGTACCAGCAACCCTATTTTAACTACGCCTCAAAGCGAGTTACACATGACCCATACAAGTCCACAATGTGTAAAGATCTACCAGATCACCTAAATATCGAAAAGAAAATAGATAAAATCGATAATCCAATCAAAGCTGTAAATAATTCCATAATTAACAGTAAAAATTCCTTCCTAGCTGgaaaaaatttaatcaaCAGTAAGTTATCTTCAAAGTGTTTATTAAAAGGACTGGGAAATACATTTGAAAGGAATTACcatgattttaaaaaggCGCCAGTAAAGAATCCATTTTCGTTATACGGACTTAAACTGGATACGCACAAGGTAAATGCAAGAAGGAAAACAAACTCAGCACCACCTTTAATAGACTTTGATGATCCGAGCGAAGAATACAATTTACACTCGGGAGAAAATAATAGAGCAAGCCATGAAATATCACAATTCAAGCCAGATGTTATGCAAACAGATAgtaattttagtaaaagTGGACTAGAAAGCGAGTCAAGTTATAAGAAAAGCTCTCTGGAAACATCAAGAAGCTTTCGCACGGAATACATTGATACGTCAAGGCAATCGAAATCGGATTTGGTTGACACATCTAGGACCTATAAATCTGACTCAATCCATATTGATGGTATAGGACCTTATAAATATGGGTTTGAGTCTAAAGGGAGGATTGTAATTGAGTATAACCCTTTTAATGAAGTTATGGAGCGACTTTACTCGCGAACAAATAACGTGCTTTTTGTTAAATCCCATAAACATTTTTCTACTATGGGAGAAGGTAATTTAAACCCAAACTATGATACAAGCACATCCAGATCAAGAGCAGCTGAGGCCATTTTGAAGAGTAACCCCAGCCAGATTTTCCAAGACCTTTTCGAAAGACTGGAGTCTATAGTCTCATCGGACTCTGGAGACCACATTGAAACTGATACCATTGGGTACAACAATACCCATAGAGATAAAAGAGTGGATAGAGGCGGGTCAATATCCAGGAGAAGCACAACTGACCAATTTTCAAGTTTCGATGTATATATTGAAAACTTCCATACAGATTCAATCTCCTTTAGAAATTATCAAGAAGGGAACAATATTAAGGGAGCATATTCTATTAATCAACTCCACCGTAACATTGGTGGCGGCATCAACGACTATGAGGAAATCAAATTGGATATCACTCCCAACAAGTACCTGAGCGCCGCTGACGACACTATTCTCAAAGTTTCAACTGATTCAGCGTACAGAGCAATGGTGAAAATCAAAAATGATCGGAAGCCCCTGAAGCCTTATGACATGAATGATGATTTTATGATAACAGACTCTGAGGAGTATGCAGTTCTGAACACGGCTTTCGGTcacattatatattcacCCAAGTTTCAAGATGACAAGTATATGTACCGCTTCATGGTTTTGACCAGCGAAGCCCAGAGGCAAGTTGAAAAACTGTCCAAAACATCTCCGAAAAATGGATTTAACGTGGGACTATCGGCCGGCGGGAAGAGGCTTCTGACTTACCACGAGATTGTCCACACGCTTGGAATTAAAATGTCGCCCGGTTGGCACCACTTCTTGTACTTCAAAAACGTCCAAAAGGAACTGATCCTGCGGAAACCactataa
- a CDS encoding uncharacterized protein (note;~Tap-24g11.q1c.C.cand.146 - score = 16.35) codes for MANRTDPTAHLIHGTNPQFLFSKILRDKVYNSFYWKESCFGLTAESLIDKAVQIKYVGGTFGGNRQPSPFICLVLKMLQIQPEMEIVHEYIKNEDYKYLRALGIYYMRLVGTAVEVYRTLEPFLADYRKLRFRNIDGSYVIKYMDEFVDDCLTNSTYLDVDLPPLSKRMNLEATKVLPPRKSLLNIVKTKDET; via the exons atggCAAATAGGACTGATCCTACTGCCCATTTAATACATGGCACGAACCCCCAGTTTTTATTTAGTAAGATTCTTAGGGATAAGGTTTATAACTCCTTCTATTGGAAGGAAAGCTGTTTTGGCTTAACTGCCGAATCGCTCATTGATAAAGCTGTTCAGATAAAGTATGTTGGAGGTACTTTTGGGGGTAATCGACAGCCCTCACCTTTTATTTGCCTTGTGCTTAAAATGCTTCAAATACAGCCTGAAATGGAGATCGTCCACGAGTACATTAAAAACGAAGATTACAAATACTTAAGGGCTCTAGGCATTTATTACAT GAGACTAGTTGGCACTGCCGTTGAAGTGTATAGGACCCTGGAGCCTTTTCTCGCTGATTATCGCAAACTTAGGTTCAGAAACATTGACGGGA gcTATGTGATCAAGTATATGGACGAATTCGTCGACGATTGCCTGACGAACTCAACGTACTTGGACGTCGACCTCCCTCCCCTTTCCAAAAGAATGAACCTTGAGGCAACCAAGGTCCTTCCCCCCAGGAAATCTCTACTAAATATCGTAAAAACTAAAGACGAGACTTAA
- a CDS encoding uncharacterized protein (note;~Tap-24g11.q1c.C.cand.145 - score = 72.33;~Signal peptide predicted for TA03640 by SignalP 2.0 HMM (Signal peptide probability 0.997, signal anchor probability 0.000) with cleavage site probability 0.649 between residues 19 and 20;~GPI-Anchor Signal predicted for TA03640 by DGPI v2.04, no cleavage site predicted) encodes MKFILKLLLLAVFVEFADGLQELTCDFSSGEGSLSNKYISICVRKFGLLNKIDIICPKNPKGIVQPVNVKEDVEECEDDEAFFEYMDIIQKLKNMDLNEKMKENNEEGEYTIIPEGVEEMYVLLKDELSNSTKLDSYGVWDIFGTKTENVVSRTANAEKEIVTLKPPSDGIVTVKTYKILMYICINKKHLSKINNNFLKLLRKILYRPSSEEYQNLYLPLLGGIDEDVRAGIAFIIPKDMPKVVNGCGNVPNRFFKNYQDYNRSRGFTECKIDLMVSPFIGFYCEGIVKPIECLYSFKTIETFSLITLEHHMIHNWGILEGRLNHVNYKTEQIYSSFRGYCDCLDRRGRITARIIVERKTEHTFNLPQMIMKNRVRPIRGDWFEVTIHPGDKLKIILPPNRDNIECMNYIINRDIPKTIFGESETSENKDGEPIVVAEEDESEKECDISSEESESHMEEDEYEEISSVEEEEEEWAIGFEDDEGSESDNPYCDMLFANSEIIKTLSSPSYQKTHTRKYPFFTLLSPIDIKTHVNAYNCTSEIVTQMPISELFGGNSLVIDTSEVDKGILKIERKNKPLAMKKGIDDIYYYWILKYGWSKKPEIVAKINVILAQTHDYCAGCETVNTGIFYNIKDAEFCKYHFNLCQKQGIKHNTFDITSHLQYGISCSEDERLYPPGYGSIVVDQRLNMVVNANEEIKTLEYPSIKNFKIFGKKTWQIINIMTFYVSCLDPLGIEKSRLTLYYASYESHTNQGCFNYGEYILLIPKVSMFLPPFDHTKYARRGNNTNSLPETECIPIPKNTLMYHLELRQGTKFKLSVIKPKPLYLCEEVEIDHLRTPVISNPNLTIKGVRKGHSFIPSDVYTDASYSSNRIFPVNLTKYTYRIFAGTDLDYLVPTEYSSMIATNVAGLKLKVLNYNNEFRYPFFENLVLYLPIGSIIIIKSDILTSVDLIYASGSISEPEKPKSERSKDSLGGESTQQATTSTGYDKNENEGKEPPSIDMRKMEIWGIHSIRVRGTNPWVHGCGVNGPSEDFFKDTEKIIENGSETGCRVDIREKEYAGFYCPEPYRVDPPGCFKYAYTGEYSRAVMMKDEILDDLWQETNGFRYLKLKRNLRSQVLMTFLKRRPYVCFCRTVKGIMMSKIEVII; translated from the coding sequence atgaagTTTATATTAAAGTTGTTGCTGTTAGCAGTTTTTGTTGAATTTGCTGACGGTCTACAAGAGCTCACATGTGATTTTTCTTCAGGAGAGGGATCTTTgtcaaataaatatatatcaatCTGTGTGAGAAAATTTGGATTACTAAacaaaattgatataatatGCCCGAAGAATCCAAAAGGAATAGTACAACCGGTAAATGTGAAGGAAGATGTCGAAGAATGCGAAGATGATGAAGCATTTTTTGAGTATATGGATATTATTcaaaaactaaaaaatatggatttaaatgaaaaaatgaaggaaaataatgaagaaggagaatatacaataatacCAGAGGGAGTGGAAGAGATGTACGTGTTGTTAAAGGATGAATTGTCGAATTCAACGAAACTTGATAGCTATGGAGTGTGGGATATTTTTGGAACCAAGACGGAAAATGTTGTTAGTAGAACAGCAAACGCAGAGAAAGAGATTGTAACACTTAAACCGCCAAGCGACGGTATCGTAACAGTCAAAACTTATAAAATACTGAtgtatatatgtataaataaaaaacacctcagtaaaataaataataattttcttaaaTTGTTGAGAAAGATATTATATAGACCGTCAAGTGAAGAATATCAGAATTTATACTTGCCACTATTAGGAGGAATAGATGAAGATGTGAGAGCCGGAATAGCATTTATCATACCTAAAGACATGCCAAAAGTTGTAAACGGATGTGGAAACGTCCCAAAcagatttttcaaaaactACCAGGATTATAATAGATCAAGAGGATTCACGGAATGCAAAATTGATCTGATGGTCAGCCCTTTCATAGGTTTTTATTGTGAAGGGATCGTTAAACCAATAGAATGTTTATATTCGTTCAAAACTATTGAAACTTTCTCATTAATTACACTAGAACATCATATGATTCATAACTGGGGAATTTTAGAAGGTAGACTCAACcatgtaaattataaaactgAACAAATATATTCCAGTTTTAGAGGATATTGCGATTGCTTAGATCGTCGAGGGAGAATAACAGCCAGAATAATTGTTGAAAGAAAAACGGAACACACGTTCAATCTTCCGCAAATGATAATGAAAAACAGAGTGAGACCAATAAGAGGTGATTGGTTTGAAGTGACAATACACCCAGGAGATAAACTGAAAATCATATTACCTCCCAACCGAGATAATATCGAGTGCATGaactatataataaatagagACATCCCTAAAACTATTTTTGGAGAAAGTGAAACTTCAGAAAACAAAGACGGTGAACCAATTGTCGTAGCAGAAGAAGATGAAAGTGAAAAGGAATGTGATATATCGTCAGAAGAGAGTGAAAGTCATATGGAGGAAGATGAATATGAGGAGATTAGTTCAGTGgaggaagaagaagaagaatGGGCGATTGGTtttgaagatgatgaaggGTCTGAGTCGGATAATCCGTACTGCGACATGCTATTTGCAAACAGTGAGATAATTAAAACCCTATCAAGCCCCAGTTATCAAAAAACTCATACGCGTAAATACCCCTTTTTCACACTATTGTCCCCGATTGATATTAAAACACACGTTAACGCGTACAACTGCACTTCAGAAATCGTGACCCAGATGCCAATTTCAGAACTATTTGGAGGAAACTCTTTAGTAATCGACACAAGTGAAGTCGACAAGGGAATTTTGAAGATAGAGAGGAAGAATAAACCATTGGCAATGAAAAAGGGTATAGATGATATTTACTACTATTGGATCCTTAAATACGGATGGTCAAAAAAACCGGAAATCGTGGCTAAAATTAATGTCATCCTAGCACAAACCCACGATTACTGCGCAGGTTGTGAAACTGTAAATACGGGGATTTTTTATAACATAAAAGATGCAGAATTTTGCAAATATCACTTTAACCTGTGCCAGAAACAGGGAATTAAGCACAATACATTTGACATCACAAGCCATTTACAGTACGGAATATCATGCTCAGAAGATGAAAGATTGTATCCACCAGGTTACGGTAGCATTGTGGTAGATCAAAGATTAAACATGGTTGTAAACGCAAACGAAGAGATTAAGACCTTGGAATATCCaagtattaaaaatttcaagaTTTTCGGGAAAAAAACTTGgcaaattattaatattatgaCATTTTATGTGAGCTGTTTAGACCCCCTGGGAATAGAAAAAAGCAGACTAACACTATATTACGCAAGCTATGAGTCTCATACCAACCAAGGTTGCTTTAATTACGGAGAATATATTCTGCTGATACCGAAGGTTAGTATGTTCCTACCACCCTTCGATCACACAAAGTACGCAAGGAGAGGAAATAACACTAACTCTTTGCCAGAAACTGAATGTATACCAATTCCAAAGAACACATTAATGTATCACTTAGAACTGAGACAAGGAACTAAGTTTAAACTGTCGGTTATCAAGCCAAAACCTTTATACCTTTGTGAAGAAGTGGAAATTGATCATTTAAGGACCCCAGTTATATCAAATCCGAATTTAACTATAAAAGGAGTGAGAAAAGGACATAGTTTTATTCCATCTGACGTATATACCGACGCTTCATACTCGAGTAACAGGATTTTCCCAGTAAATTTGACCAAATATACCTACCGAATTTTTGCGGGTACTGACTTAGACTACCTGGTACCAACGGAGTATTCGTCAATGATAGCAACGAATGTGGCAGGGCTTAAACTAAAGGTTCTCAACTACAACAACGAGTTTCGTTATCCCTTCTTTGAAAATCTTGTCTTGTATCTTCCAATTGGTAGCATTATCATTATCAAGAGCGATATTTTGACTTCTGTAGACCTTATATATGCATCGGGCTCCATTTCAGAGCCTGAAAAACCAAAATCAGAGAGATCTAAAGATTCACTAGGAGGAGAAAGTACTCAACAAGCTACAACTAGTACTGGGtatgataaaaatgagAATGAAGGGAAAGAACCACCCAGTATTGACATGAGGAAAATGGAAATTTGGGGTATACATTCTATTAGAGTAAGAGGAACAAACCCATGGGTACATGGATGCGGAGTGAATGGACCGTCTGAAGACTTTTTTAAGGATACTGAAAAGATAATCGAGAATGGTTCAGAAACTGGTTGCAGAGTTGACATTAGGGAGAAAGAATATGCGGGATTCTACTGCCCAGAACCATACAGAGTTGACCCTCCGGGATGTTTTAAATATGCGTACACTGGTGAATACTCAAGAGCAGTGATGATGAAGGATGAAATTCTGGATGATTTGTGGCAGGAAACCAACGGGTTCAGATATCTTAAACTAAAGAGGAACTTAAGGTCTCAGGTACTAATGACATTTTTAAAGCGTAGACCATATGTGTGTTTTTGTAGAACGGTGAAGGGAATTATGATGTCGAAAATTGAAGTTATTATATGA